A stretch of DNA from Salmo trutta chromosome 12, fSalTru1.1, whole genome shotgun sequence:
CATTCAGTATGGTCAATGTTGTGTTGAGTTGTGACTCATGCTTAGCTAATTGTACCTCATTTGTTATCTACTGACTACGGCTGTTATCCAGTTATATGTCATCCGTTGCTAGGTGACTGTTCAATGGAGACAGGCTCTCGTTGGTGGCTAAAGGAATCATTTTCACAGCTGACAacatgtttttctttgtcattgaGCTAAATGTTGGTGCCTATACTGTATAAAggctaacatactgtatgtgttacaCAAGGTTTTGAACACTGGTGCCCTGATATCTAAAGTAGATGCCAGGAAAATAAACATAGTGGAGGTGAGCTGCTGCATGTATTTATTGTTCAACGTAAAACAGACATGTGTTCTAAGATAACTAATACACGTTGTAAGATCTGCAAACACGCACATgctacacagaaatacaaaacaatatccaTGGTGACCATCTGTACCCAGTGTTGTGCAACACTCATACGAGCTGTCCACCTACGCTGACATCATGAGACGACTTATAATGTAAAACTGTCAGAACAAGGCCATAGTTGTCAGTGCGAATTGGTCATGCTTAATACATTTGCTCCATATACTGTGGCTGAATTTTAATCTTGGTGGTACAAAGCAGTTTTCTGAAAGCCTTTCTGAAGCTGGTATGACACAGCGGGTAAAGGACAGGGTTGATGGAGGAGTTGACCCACAGTAGCCAGAAGGAGATTTCATACAGGTAGTGCTGGACACATTGGGCATGGCACGCTGCACGGATGATCATTAACAGTGTGTAGGGAGCCCAGCAcaggccaaacacacacacaatcactgcCAGGGACTTGGCAACCTTCTTGTCCTTTGAGAGACGGAAACGACTGGCGGCTACTTCAGACCGGCTGCGCTGTTTACTGAACGAGTGCTCCGCAGACTGGAACCGCGTCCTCCTGGAATGCTGGTCCATATCCCCCACTTGCAGTGGAGGAAGGTCCAGAATACTGCTGTCCTTACTTCTCTCATGTTTGCTGTTCCCAGTTACTGCTGACACTTTAGCGGTAGATAGAATACCTCCTAACCTGGCAGCATTGTTCGGGATCCTTGGAGCTTCACCTTCCACTGGTCTGACGAAGAATACATGCTGATCTGCAGTTTTCAGGGCCTCCATCTCACAGTCCCCAGGCCCCTCGACAGGCTGCTCATCCCTCACCTGGTTCCGCCTCCTGATGTTGATGTAGATGCTGATGTTGAAGTACATGACGGTAACAAATGGGGTGAAAAACTCTACGGTGGATGCGGTCATCAAGAAATACCAGTTGAAATAAAACTCAGCGTGGCACTCTTTGTCGGGCACCACGCTACTACCGGCGATGTACTCCCAGATAATGATCGCTGGCCCATAGAGTAGGAAAGCAGCCAGCCACACGCTCATCATCTTCAGAACAGCCTCCCGGGTCACACCTTTCTGACACCTGTAGCTCACCTGATACAGAAAGAAAGGAATGGTGGCCTTATTGAAATGGAGTGTACACGGTTCTTGGTGCACTAAATAAACATGTTCATTTATCATTTTTGATATGGCTTTACATTTCATGACTCCCATCACTAGCAGGCAGTTGAAAATGAAACCTGCGCAGGAAAGGAGAACCGTGCGTAAATGCTCTCACCGCTCGAGTGACAGATATAAATCTGTCGAAGCTGATCAGGACGATGTTGAACACTGATGCCGTGCATAAAGTATAGTCCACCACCAGCCATATCTTGCACAGACCTCGTCCGAGTCTCCACTCGCCGGTAATGACATAGGGGATATAAGCAGGAATGCAAAAGCCTCCTGCAGGTGGGATGGAACACAAATGTTACGCACGACTATTACACACGCATATGAAACGCGTTTTCAAATATTTTGACAATATAGGACATTACAGAGAGAAAATATGTATGGGCAGCAGTTGCTTATGAATCATCACAACAGTATGTATACCTTTACAACAATGGCACACAATGCATTTGCTCACGCAACACATTTACGCACTCACCAACGAGTAAGTCGGCAATGGCcaaattaaaaaagaaaaagTTCCCTTGAGTTCGCAAACTTTTCTCCACCACAAAGGCTAATATTACAAGTGCGTTGCCTAGCACAGTGGCGAAGACCAGAAGC
This window harbors:
- the LOC115202926 gene encoding histamine H3 receptor-like, whose product is MGTMQPESLLMGAGSSMAVTSHWKSNEMLNWSVVTQGNATALGNMEMPANPRSHYGQFSPSTSVFLTVLMTLLVFATVLGNALVILAFVVEKSLRTQGNFFFFNLAIADLLVGGFCIPAYIPYVITGEWRLGRGLCKIWLVVDYTLCTASVFNIVLISFDRFISVTRAVSYRCQKGVTREAVLKMMSVWLAAFLLYGPAIIIWEYIAGSSVVPDKECHAEFYFNWYFLMTASTVEFFTPFVTVMYFNISIYINIRRRNQVRDEQPVEGPGDCEMEALKTADQHVFFVRPVEGEAPRIPNNAARLGGILSTAKVSAVTGNSKHERSKDSSILDLPPLQVGDMDQHSRRTRFQSAEHSFSKQRSRSEVAASRFRLSKDKKVAKSLAVIVCVFGLCWAPYTLLMIIRAACHAQCVQHYLYEISFWLLWVNSSINPVLYPLCHTSFRKAFRKLLCTTKIKIQPQYMEQMY